In the genome of Impatiens glandulifera chromosome 6, dImpGla2.1, whole genome shotgun sequence, the window ACAATTAGAAATTTGGAAAAAAAGTATTTGTATAACAGATGAATGGCCtcagttttgatttttttttcatacaaCGTTAGGTTCCACTGCTCCTTCAGAGTGTGATAAATCCTGCAGGTTAAGCATATAACTCGCAACAGATTCGATTCACTTGAGCCATCGTGGTAGTTTTCAGAGTTTACCCTGTTTtcagaaaaagagaaaaacaagtaatttggaattggaccctcaaTTCCAATTCTCTCATAACCAAACATAACCTTATGGTTTTCATTCATCACAATGTATCATACTATAATAAAAATTTCGATGTAGGTGGATTACACACAGCCTGTTCCTACACAACTCGCGAAAGACAAAGACAATGTTGTAGCATTCAGTGATGGGGATAGCCAAACAGGAACAGTTGGATGTGTGGCCATCGATAGCCTTGGAAATCTAGCAACTGCAACTTCAACTGGCGGATTAGTGAACAAAATGGTAGGGAGAATTGGCGACACACCAATTATAGGTGCTGGGACTTACGCGAATAATATGTGTGCAGTCTCAGCTACTGGCAAAGGGGAGTCGATAATTCGAGCAACTGTTGCAAGAGATGTAGCTGCTCTAATGGAGTATAAAGGACTATCTCTAAAGGAAGCAGCTGCTTTTGTTGTTGAAGAGTCTACACCAAAAGGTACTGTCGGGTTGGTTGCGGTTTCGGCTCGAGGGGAAGTGGTTATGGAGTTTAACACAACCGGTATGTTTAGAGCTTGTGCTAATGAAGATGGGTTTTCTGAAATTGGAATCTGGTAgtagtttttggttttttataaCTTGTAAGATTGaaatgtattatttgaattgttCTTATTGTTTGTCTCATTTAGAAAGACCTGAATACAAAACGTATAAATTAGAAGTGTTTTTAAATGGAA includes:
- the LOC124941724 gene encoding isoaspartyl peptidase/L-asparaginase 1 — translated: MGWAIALHGGAGDIPRNLPSDRRQPREDTLRRCLEIGIAALSTHQSALDVVELVVRELENCPNFNAGRGSVLTSDGTVEMEACIMDGNTKKCGAVSGLTTVVNPISLAKLVMEKTPHIYLAFDGAEAFARAQGVPTKDYNHFITTENIERLKQAKEANAVQVDYTQPVPTQLAKDKDNVVAFSDGDSQTGTVGCVAIDSLGNLATATSTGGLVNKMVGRIGDTPIIGAGTYANNMCAVSATGKGESIIRATVARDVAALMEYKGLSLKEAAAFVVEESTPKGTVGLVAVSARGEVVMEFNTTGMFRACANEDGFSEIGIW